One window of the Cryptomeria japonica chromosome 7, Sugi_1.0, whole genome shotgun sequence genome contains the following:
- the LOC131032609 gene encoding (S)-canadine synthase CYP719A21-like, which translates to MEQTLVVVNYLPAFHFLHNPTVQGTFIFLVAASLISTFVALAFLFSSTKETKWPPSPPRLPLLGNLHQLSKGGNLLSTLTDMAKTYGPVITVWMGPSPLIVLTGQSSIWEALVNQATNFSGRPSPYSRQFTSASFRTMISSPYNEHWTKLRKVLHNNVLSPVHVALQSSSHQEAANKLIKKLEKEMKEKNSVVKPFHSFKMMGMSFMAHLCFGLDFQDEIFLSKLEEFIEEDINLTKDADVFLDSFPPARFFVPSSIRTERKWKSLRADVLRLLVPLIRFARSYREYFKRSAPSSFLNCLLSIDEGEEGEDKSKLSDEEIAFSMYELCLLAVDSTSTAIEWALAYLITNPQVQERAYHEISQAAQEGKGGLFGLEDLRKLPYLQSVVKETLRKESIAPLGVIHQTEKECKVMGITIPAKSAVLFNLHSVSNDPEVWEEPEEFRPERFMRKNEVRMAYLPFGAGRRVCAGMDVASVYVPITLANLLKAFEWGCVKEGSPPDLTRDITNVLMSMKYPLEARITPRPS; encoded by the coding sequence ATGGAACAAACGCTGGTTGTTGTGAATTATCTTCCCGCTTTTCATTTCCTTCACAATCCCACTGTACAAGGGACGTTTATTTTCCTTGTAGCAGCTTCACTCATTTCCACATTTGTTGCTCTAGCTTTTCTGTTCTCATCAACTAAAGAGACGAAATGGCCCCCATCTCCACCAAGGCTACCATTATTAGGCAACTTGCATCAGCTAAGTAAGGGTGGAAATCTTCTTTCCACCTTGACAGACATGGCCAAAACATATGGTCCTGTCATCACAGTTTGGATGGGCCCATCGCCACTTATAGTCCTCACCGGCCAATCTTCAATCTGGGAGGCGCTGGTTAACCAGGCCACCAATTTTTCTGGTCGACCGTCACCCTACTCTAGGCAATTTACCAGTGCCTCTTTCAGGACTATGATTAGTTCTCCCTACAACGAGCACTGGACTAAGCTCAGAAAGGTTCTGCACAACAATGTTCTCAGCCCCGTCCACGTTGCACTTCAAAGCTCTTCTCACCAGGAAGCTGCGAATAAACTCATCAAGAAACTagaaaaagagatgaaagagaagaaTAGTGTGGTGAAGCCCTTTCATTCCTTCAAAATGATGGGGATGAGTTTTATGGCCCACTTATGCTTTGGCTTGGACTTTCAAGACGAGATTTTCTTGTCCAAGCTGGAAGAATTCATAGAAGAAGATATTAATCTGACTAAAGATGCAGATGTGTTTCTGGATTCATTTCCTCCTGCTCGTTTCTTTGTTCCTTCATCAATCAGAACGGAAAGAAAATGGAAGTCTCTGAGAGCTGATGTTCTGCGTCTTCTGGTGCCTTTAATCCGATTTGCTCGCAGTTATAGAGAATACTTTAAGCGAAGTGCTCCCAGCAGTTTCTTGAACTGTTTACTATCCATTGACGAAGGGGAGGAAGGTGAAGACAAGTCCAAGTTATCCGATGAAGAAATAGCTTTCAGTATGTATGAGCTGTGTCTTCTTGCAGTCGACAGCACATCTACGGCCATTGAATGGGCTCTGGCTTACCTGATAACCAATCCTCAAGTCCAAGAGAGGGCTTATCATGAGATTAGCCAAGCAGCGCAGGAAGGAAAAGGTGGGTTGTTCGGTTTAGAGGATTTGAGGAAGCTGCCGTACTTGCAAAGTGTGGTGAAGGAAACGCTGAGAAAAGAATCAATTGCGCCACTTGGGGTTATTCACCAGACGGAAAAGGAGTGTAAGGTGATGGGCATCACCATACCTGCAAAGTCAGCAGTCCTTTTCAATCTACATAGCGTGTCGAATGATCCTGAGGTGTGGGAAGAGCCGGAGGAGTTCAGGCCTGAGAGATTTATGCGGAAGAATGAGGTGAGAATGGCATATCTTCCGTTTGGAGCAGGAAGGCGGGTGTGCGCAGGAATGGACGTGGCGAGCGTGTATGTTCCCATCACTCTTGCCAATTTGCTTAAAGCATTCGAGTGGGGATGCGTTAAGGAAGGTAGTCCTCCCGATCTTACTAGGGATATTACAAACGTGCTCATGTCCATGAAGTATCCATTGGAAGCTCGAATCACACCTCGTCCATCCTAA